In one Achromobacter spanius genomic region, the following are encoded:
- a CDS encoding sulfatase family protein, whose protein sequence is MQPTMHSNLQPNFLLFITDQQRADHVGSYGNALLQTPALDALAAQGWSADRFYVASPICMPNRATLMTGRMPSAHGVRHNGIALSQRATTFVERLRDAGYATALIGKSHLQNMTGMGPAWPPANDNVARGEAWRPEPGDYDQEWGPMWRDHPGHDVKTPFYGFDTVRLALDHGDQVGGHYARWLAREHPEARRLWGAEHAFSTPEFVLAQHGQAWRTRVPEQCSTTAYIGDQTIAQLRQHAKGTAPFFIQCSFPDPHHPYTPSGKYWDLYRPDDVALPESFHASRGAHHHPPPHVAWLYRQRDLNMAVKHTPAVFACTEREAREAIALNCGSISHIDATIGRVMQVLRDTGLDENTVVIFTSDHGDFLGDHQLLFKGPIHYQGLIRAPFIWRDPQAGLTAARSQALCATTDIAATVLARARLPAYNGMQGQSLLPLMSGATDTLRDALLIEEEGQRTMFGFPGRTRMRTLQTSRHRLSVYADADWGELYDLHEDPHELRNLWHDPAAEARRGELLMALSRTMIRYAETSPNPTAIA, encoded by the coding sequence ATGCAGCCCACTATGCACTCCAACTTGCAGCCCAACTTCCTGCTATTCATCACGGATCAGCAGCGCGCGGATCACGTGGGTAGTTACGGTAACGCCCTGCTGCAAACTCCAGCGCTGGATGCCTTGGCCGCGCAGGGGTGGTCCGCCGACCGCTTCTATGTCGCGTCCCCGATCTGCATGCCCAATCGCGCCACCTTGATGACGGGCCGCATGCCCTCGGCGCATGGGGTGCGCCACAACGGCATTGCGCTATCCCAGCGCGCAACAACTTTCGTTGAACGGCTGCGTGACGCCGGTTACGCCACCGCGCTGATCGGCAAATCGCATTTGCAGAACATGACGGGCATGGGTCCCGCCTGGCCCCCGGCAAACGACAACGTTGCGCGGGGTGAAGCGTGGCGGCCCGAGCCCGGTGACTACGACCAGGAGTGGGGGCCAATGTGGCGCGATCACCCAGGCCATGATGTGAAGACGCCGTTCTACGGGTTCGACACCGTGCGCTTGGCGCTTGACCACGGAGACCAGGTCGGTGGCCATTACGCACGCTGGCTCGCCCGCGAGCATCCGGAAGCGCGGCGGCTGTGGGGGGCCGAGCATGCTTTCAGCACGCCGGAATTCGTGCTGGCCCAACACGGGCAGGCGTGGCGCACGCGCGTTCCCGAGCAATGCTCCACCACCGCCTACATCGGTGACCAAACCATTGCGCAACTTCGCCAGCACGCCAAGGGCACAGCCCCGTTCTTCATCCAATGTTCATTTCCCGACCCGCACCATCCCTACACGCCGTCTGGCAAGTATTGGGATCTGTATCGGCCCGACGATGTGGCGCTGCCTGAATCGTTTCACGCCAGCCGGGGCGCCCATCATCACCCACCCCCGCACGTGGCATGGCTGTATCGGCAGCGCGACCTGAACATGGCGGTCAAGCACACGCCGGCCGTGTTCGCCTGCACCGAACGCGAAGCCCGGGAAGCGATTGCGCTGAACTGCGGTTCCATCAGCCATATCGACGCGACGATCGGCCGCGTCATGCAGGTGCTGCGCGATACGGGCCTGGACGAGAACACGGTGGTCATTTTCACGAGCGACCACGGCGACTTCCTGGGCGACCACCAGTTGTTGTTCAAAGGCCCAATCCACTACCAGGGCCTGATCCGCGCGCCGTTCATCTGGCGTGATCCGCAAGCCGGGCTGACGGCCGCGCGCAGCCAGGCGTTGTGCGCCACGACCGATATCGCCGCCACCGTGCTGGCGCGCGCACGGCTGCCCGCCTACAACGGCATGCAAGGCCAATCCTTATTGCCGTTGATGTCGGGCGCCACTGACACGTTGCGCGATGCGCTGCTGATCGAAGAGGAAGGCCAGCGCACGATGTTCGGCTTTCCCGGCCGCACGCGGATGCGAACGCTGCAAACATCGCGCCACCGCTTGAGCGTGTACGCCGACGCCGATTGGGGCGAGCTGTACGACCTGCACGAAGACCCCCACGAACTGCGCAATCTATGGCACGACCCCGCCGCCGAGGCGCGGCGCGGTGAACTGCTGATGGCGCTGTCGCGAACGATGATCCGCTACGCGGAAACCAGCCCCAACCCCACGGCAATTGCCTGA
- a CDS encoding Bug family tripartite tricarboxylate transporter substrate binding protein, which translates to MDICARAISMHAGKLLGQTIIVENRPGASGNIGAKAVANADPDGYTLLLTLDTLMTVNPHVFSEQAEDFTLNLEPLSIAGSFGLALAVRPDLGVATMEEFLRFAKSNVITYSSAGYGSPGNLAFEKLKLSLGFEVAHVPFRGSAGAVNALLGDQIQAGFLAASAVQPHVKAGKMRALAVSSREPDPGLAGVPAMAQVGVESLKDFEAAFAFLVMAPRGIPADVAAKWDETLAQVYASPEFLASIASLGMRAPFSGHAVAKEWVQTQAGSWADVIDSAGIKGQ; encoded by the coding sequence TTGGATATCTGCGCCCGCGCCATTTCAATGCATGCCGGCAAGCTGTTGGGCCAGACGATCATCGTGGAAAATCGTCCGGGCGCATCTGGCAACATCGGCGCCAAGGCCGTCGCCAATGCCGATCCGGACGGCTACACACTTCTGTTGACCCTGGACACGCTGATGACCGTCAACCCGCACGTCTTCAGCGAGCAGGCCGAAGACTTTACCCTAAACCTGGAGCCGCTCAGTATTGCCGGCAGCTTCGGATTGGCGCTGGCCGTTCGCCCCGATCTGGGCGTGGCCACAATGGAAGAATTCTTGCGCTTCGCCAAATCGAATGTCATCACTTATTCGTCCGCGGGCTACGGCAGCCCGGGAAATCTGGCCTTTGAAAAGCTCAAGCTGAGCCTCGGCTTCGAGGTGGCGCATGTGCCTTTCCGGGGCAGTGCGGGCGCCGTCAATGCCTTGTTGGGAGACCAGATCCAGGCCGGATTCCTGGCCGCGTCGGCAGTGCAGCCGCACGTCAAGGCAGGCAAGATGCGTGCATTGGCCGTTTCGTCACGCGAACCCGACCCTGGCTTGGCCGGTGTTCCAGCGATGGCGCAGGTGGGTGTGGAATCCTTGAAGGACTTTGAAGCGGCATTCGCCTTTCTTGTCATGGCGCCGCGGGGGATACCGGCCGATGTTGCCGCGAAGTGGGACGAAACCTTGGCACAGGTCTATGCGTCGCCGGAGTTTCTGGCCAGCATTGCCAGCCTGGGCATGCGCGCGCCATTTTCCGGCCACGCTGTCGCGAAAGAGTGGGTGCAAACCCAGGCGGGTAGTTGGGCCGACGTGATTGATTCGGCGGGGATCAAGGGCCAATAG
- a CDS encoding META and DUF4377 domain-containing protein: MPTSTATSPASQLSLPAYYWRLVSATDAAGKSIPTLQAGVEHQLRLAFTKDALNIRGGCNTQFGGYRYQNGVLQVDNLASTMKACEQSLMQLDAEINERLKGDLRATMSGDTHEPALELVGKDGTVLKFVGEPTPETLYGSAGQIMFLEVAAKKAECSHPMIPNYQCLMVRERRYNEAGVQQPTQDKWQPLYQSIEGFEHQEGVRTVLRVKRYDGKNPPADAPSKVYVLDMVVEQDASKK, encoded by the coding sequence ATGCCCACTTCTACCGCGACGTCGCCCGCCAGCCAACTGAGCTTGCCCGCGTATTACTGGCGTCTGGTTTCCGCCACCGATGCAGCCGGCAAGTCGATTCCGACCTTGCAAGCGGGCGTTGAGCATCAGCTGCGCCTGGCCTTCACGAAGGATGCCTTGAATATTCGCGGGGGCTGCAATACGCAGTTTGGCGGTTATCGCTATCAGAATGGCGTGCTGCAAGTGGATAACCTGGCGTCCACGATGAAGGCTTGCGAGCAGAGTTTGATGCAACTGGATGCCGAGATCAACGAGCGCCTGAAAGGCGATCTGCGCGCCACGATGTCTGGCGATACGCATGAACCCGCGCTGGAGCTCGTGGGCAAGGACGGCACCGTGTTGAAGTTCGTGGGTGAGCCCACGCCCGAGACGCTGTACGGCAGCGCGGGCCAGATCATGTTCCTGGAAGTGGCTGCCAAGAAGGCCGAGTGCAGCCATCCAATGATTCCCAATTACCAGTGCCTGATGGTACGCGAACGCCGCTACAACGAAGCCGGCGTGCAGCAGCCGACGCAGGATAAATGGCAGCCGCTGTATCAATCCATCGAAGGGTTTGAGCACCAGGAAGGCGTGCGCACCGTGCTGCGCGTGAAGCGTTACGACGGGAAGAACCCGCCTGCTGATGCGCCGTCCAAGGTGTATGTGCTGGATATGGTGGTGGAGCAGGACGCGTCGAAAAAGTAA
- a CDS encoding substrate-binding domain-containing protein, giving the protein MKSLTAYARGLAALAFLSVSTAWAAQDLNVYGPGGPAPAMKEAAEAFGRSHGVKVHITAGPTPAWAGKAKQDADVLFSGAENMMSGFASALPGVFDLRDARTLYLRPSAILVRPGNPKGISGFKDLLKPGIKVMAVAGAGQTGLWEDVAGRLGNIETVRAFRANLVLPEAANSAMARTQWTEDKSIDAWLIWNIWQVSNPALASMVEVEQPYRIYRDAGAVVTQRGKQHPQAQAFVDYLASDDGKAIFKKWGWKVD; this is encoded by the coding sequence ATGAAGTCGTTAACAGCCTATGCCCGCGGCCTCGCCGCGTTGGCCTTCCTGTCGGTCTCGACTGCGTGGGCCGCACAGGACCTGAATGTCTACGGCCCTGGCGGCCCAGCCCCCGCCATGAAGGAAGCCGCCGAAGCGTTCGGCAGGTCGCATGGCGTCAAGGTCCACATCACCGCCGGGCCCACGCCCGCTTGGGCAGGCAAAGCCAAGCAAGACGCCGACGTGCTGTTCAGCGGTGCCGAGAACATGATGAGCGGCTTTGCCAGCGCCCTGCCCGGCGTGTTCGACCTCCGCGACGCACGCACGCTGTACCTGCGCCCGTCAGCGATATTGGTGCGCCCGGGCAACCCCAAGGGCATCAGCGGCTTCAAGGATTTGCTGAAGCCCGGCATCAAGGTGATGGCCGTGGCGGGTGCGGGGCAAACAGGCTTGTGGGAAGACGTGGCGGGCCGCTTGGGCAACATTGAAACGGTGCGCGCGTTCCGCGCCAACCTGGTCTTGCCCGAAGCCGCCAACAGCGCCATGGCACGCACGCAATGGACGGAAGACAAGAGCATCGACGCCTGGCTGATCTGGAATATCTGGCAGGTGTCGAACCCGGCATTGGCCAGCATGGTGGAGGTCGAACAACCGTACCGCATCTATCGCGACGCGGGCGCTGTGGTGACGCAACGTGGCAAGCAGCATCCGCAGGCGCAGGCGTTTGTGGATTACCTGGCCTCGGATGACGGCAAAGCGATCTTCAAGAAGTGGGGCTGGAAGGTGGACTGA
- a CDS encoding DUF3320 domain-containing protein has translation MDKRQDLEPQVIQEGAAQAGTMQTDVVHTTRLNTSDAIIIDIDADSTLGYASIQNAVPIVRTLRVTNRSAHTFENIEVRLRCNPAFAQPVTLRFDVLVPGEIRRISPLDLTPDHSYVADLQEAVRASIDVVVQSGTQEIGRASQAISVLAYDQWAGTRALPELLAAFSMPNNPAVDGLIGKASKLLRAQHADLQMNGYQSKSRDVVWKQVSAIYSTLAAESLHYAEPPASFGVDGQKIRTPDRIMDARVATCLDLAMLFSSCLEQAGLRPVILMKDGHAWVGVWLHQACFADPLTDDVQAVRKRVDSGEFLVFETTGIAQHPNFRPSLRRALEQGAAHLREEGTFRYAIDVHRARELQIKPLPSRGVSVAPTDADDAELPAAIEPTPDLPPLDPEFVISLEPADDTPEGRLAKWKSRLLDLTLRNRLLNFKLTKSTLPLVVPDLAKLEDAIVDGSEFRIRPLPAALMDGSDPRMAEVHVGRGGRAPLDDMALDALGNKELIARVTQEALDANLLTIFGAARTGQEEGGANTLYLAMGMLRWTESPGAESAHLAPLILVPVSLQRQSVRSGFRLVRHDDETIINPTLLQMLRNNYELRIPGLDVLPADDKGVDVARVLQAFRLAVREIAGWEVLEQVHLGIFSFTKYLMWKDLQDRTEQLKANRVVRHLIDHPGQAFAKEPFDQRFDRLDDSYKPEDLLTPLLSDSSQLKAICAVDAGRDLVLEGPPGTGKSQTITNLIAHLLARGKTVLFVSEKMAALEVVHRRLANIGLGPFCLELHSSKARKSEVLQQLGKALDHSGQRTGDDWAREAERLTVLRQDLNGLVDALHHTHANGLTVYDAIGTCIQNAGKEPSPMFWADAQAHQVKDLAQLRETARRMSTLSKELGVLHGHPLAHIGMAEWSPSWQDALLAAAQALEQAVAGFQAQAEAAGEGLGLPAQGLSLDSYAHLDQLIDVLLAAPQVPAGLATQAHDPAARFQVQALARHGLARNAHWAQVGAQWNAQLAELDANTLKAEWLSACSAWWPKSIFAKGGIRKRLARYRTDSQRPDEAAITAMLTPLALVNIEDRELAVLKADAQRLLQESYTGLTTDWEQVQRHEQWAARFADAVTQVAGDPISAADLRTRLQALVGENRAFLQPGSPLGKALLAYRDAWRVQQDRLAEVDALAKPTEALAGASDANGALERIQGVLAGWRHNKQFLMPWCVWRQAREQAIALQLQGLVASLEQGRVPLEQIEAHFEFSYRNWWVKKVIDHTPVLRAFSSADHERKIREFRDADDRFQKLTSAYISAVLAGKVPDGNGVLVSPDSELGLLRRELQKKTRHVPVRQLMQRLPSLLPKLKPCLLMSPLSVAQYLDAGHSQFDVVVFDEASQIPVWDSVGAIARGQQVVVVGDTKQLPPTSFFSKSAPEDDGVGDDGQVEDLESILDECLGADMNRLRLQWHYRSKHESLITFSNVTYYDSQLITFPSPVTDDVAVRLEKVAGIYDRGGSRTNRREAEAIVQGIEQHYLDKSRRRQTLGVVTFNQPQQSLIETLLDARRRANAELDKAISAQSREPLFIKNLENVQGDERDVIYFSITFGPDAAGKMTMNFGPLNGEGGHRRLNVAISRAREGVVIYSTLMPEQIDLSRVRARGVRDLKHYLEFALKGPRALVEQSLPTGREPDSPFETQVIKVLRNHGWVVHPQVGCSGYRIDMGVVDPRAPGRYLMGIECDGRAYHSGATARDRDRLRQVVLEGLGWRLHRVWSTDWWINPEREVEKILARLNAELERKVEDEPEVEDAEAEGEAEVEAEAAIQAETAIEAGADARAATKPEGAVEFVITTEEGDAAWAPADSAKVSAEVSAEVSASTGGIATYQLADLSTAAGDPDAFYSRANNAQLAEQLRLVIDTEGPIAETVLHRKVARAWGLERTGVRIVERLRTLTPMEVGQTDEAEATFYWPAGVTPETWNGFRGASDDDATRRRVDDVCIQELANGVLHVLAMTGNAPKADVIKSVCRLLGMSRTLADAEARIAHAIAGLAQRGVVREEMGMLRVG, from the coding sequence ATGGATAAGCGACAAGACCTGGAACCACAGGTGATCCAGGAAGGCGCGGCGCAGGCCGGCACGATGCAGACCGACGTGGTGCACACCACGCGGTTGAACACGTCAGACGCCATCATCATCGACATCGACGCCGACTCCACGCTGGGCTACGCCTCGATTCAGAACGCGGTTCCGATCGTTCGGACGTTGCGCGTGACGAATCGCTCGGCGCACACCTTCGAGAATATTGAAGTCCGCCTCCGCTGCAACCCCGCTTTTGCCCAACCGGTGACGCTGCGCTTTGACGTGTTGGTGCCCGGAGAAATCCGCCGGATTTCCCCGCTGGACCTGACGCCTGACCACAGCTACGTGGCCGACTTGCAAGAAGCCGTGCGCGCCAGCATCGACGTCGTGGTGCAGTCAGGCACGCAGGAAATCGGTCGGGCTTCACAAGCGATTTCCGTGCTGGCGTACGACCAATGGGCCGGCACGCGCGCCTTGCCGGAATTGCTGGCGGCGTTTTCCATGCCGAACAATCCGGCCGTGGACGGGCTGATCGGCAAGGCGTCCAAGCTGCTGCGCGCGCAGCACGCCGATCTGCAGATGAACGGCTACCAGTCCAAAAGCCGCGACGTTGTGTGGAAGCAGGTGTCCGCCATCTACAGCACGCTGGCGGCCGAATCGCTGCATTACGCCGAGCCGCCCGCCTCGTTTGGCGTGGACGGCCAGAAGATCCGCACGCCGGACCGCATCATGGACGCACGGGTCGCAACGTGTCTGGACTTGGCGATGCTGTTCTCGTCCTGCCTGGAGCAAGCCGGCTTGCGCCCGGTCATCCTGATGAAGGACGGGCACGCCTGGGTGGGCGTGTGGTTGCATCAGGCCTGCTTTGCAGACCCGTTGACGGACGACGTGCAGGCGGTAAGAAAGCGCGTGGACAGCGGCGAATTCCTGGTCTTCGAAACGACCGGCATCGCGCAGCATCCCAACTTCCGGCCGTCGTTGCGGCGCGCGCTGGAGCAGGGCGCGGCGCATTTGCGCGAAGAGGGCACCTTTCGCTACGCCATCGACGTGCATCGCGCGCGTGAATTGCAGATCAAGCCGCTGCCGTCGCGTGGGGTGTCGGTTGCGCCGACAGATGCGGATGACGCCGAGCTACCCGCCGCCATCGAACCCACCCCCGACCTGCCGCCGCTGGACCCGGAGTTCGTGATCAGCCTGGAGCCCGCCGACGACACGCCGGAAGGCCGGCTGGCCAAGTGGAAATCGCGCCTGTTGGACCTGACGTTGCGCAACCGTCTGCTGAATTTCAAGCTGACCAAGTCCACCTTGCCGCTCGTCGTGCCGGATCTGGCCAAGTTGGAAGACGCCATTGTCGATGGCAGCGAATTCCGCATACGCCCGTTGCCCGCCGCCTTGATGGACGGCAGCGATCCGCGCATGGCCGAGGTGCACGTGGGCCGGGGCGGCCGCGCACCGCTGGACGATATGGCGCTGGACGCATTGGGCAACAAGGAATTGATTGCGCGCGTCACGCAGGAAGCGCTGGACGCCAACCTGCTGACCATCTTCGGCGCGGCGCGCACCGGGCAGGAAGAGGGCGGCGCCAACACGCTGTACCTGGCGATGGGCATGCTGCGCTGGACCGAAAGCCCTGGCGCGGAAAGCGCGCATCTGGCGCCGCTGATCCTGGTGCCGGTGTCGTTGCAACGGCAGTCGGTGCGCAGCGGCTTCCGGTTGGTGCGCCACGACGACGAGACCATCATCAACCCCACGTTGTTGCAGATGCTGCGCAACAACTACGAGCTGCGCATTCCGGGCCTGGACGTCCTGCCCGCCGACGACAAGGGCGTGGACGTAGCGCGCGTGTTGCAGGCGTTCCGGCTGGCCGTGCGGGAAATCGCGGGTTGGGAGGTGCTGGAACAGGTGCATCTGGGGATCTTCTCGTTCACCAAGTACCTGATGTGGAAAGACCTGCAAGACCGCACCGAGCAGTTGAAAGCCAACCGCGTCGTCAGACATCTGATCGATCACCCCGGGCAGGCGTTTGCAAAAGAACCGTTTGATCAACGCTTTGATCGCCTGGACGACAGCTACAAACCCGAAGACCTGTTGACGCCGCTGCTATCCGATTCGTCGCAGTTGAAGGCGATCTGCGCGGTGGACGCGGGTCGCGATCTGGTGCTGGAAGGGCCGCCGGGCACGGGCAAGAGCCAGACCATCACGAACCTGATCGCGCATCTGCTGGCGCGCGGCAAGACGGTGTTGTTCGTCTCGGAAAAAATGGCCGCGCTGGAAGTGGTGCATCGCCGTTTGGCCAATATCGGACTTGGCCCGTTCTGCCTGGAACTGCACTCGTCCAAGGCTCGAAAATCCGAGGTGCTGCAACAGCTTGGAAAGGCGCTGGACCACAGCGGCCAGCGCACCGGCGATGATTGGGCGCGTGAAGCCGAGCGCCTGACCGTGCTGCGCCAGGACTTGAACGGTTTGGTCGACGCGCTGCATCACACGCATGCCAACGGCCTGACGGTGTATGACGCCATCGGCACCTGCATCCAGAACGCGGGCAAGGAGCCGTCACCGATGTTCTGGGCCGACGCGCAGGCGCATCAAGTCAAAGACCTGGCGCAATTGCGCGAGACCGCGCGTCGCATGTCGACCTTGTCCAAGGAACTTGGCGTGCTGCATGGCCATCCGCTGGCGCACATCGGCATGGCCGAATGGAGCCCCAGTTGGCAAGACGCGTTGTTGGCCGCGGCGCAGGCGCTGGAGCAAGCGGTGGCAGGCTTCCAGGCGCAGGCAGAGGCTGCGGGCGAGGGGCTTGGGTTACCGGCGCAAGGCTTGAGCCTGGATTCCTATGCACATCTGGATCAGTTGATCGACGTGCTGCTTGCCGCGCCCCAAGTGCCTGCGGGCCTGGCCACGCAAGCGCACGACCCCGCCGCCCGCTTTCAGGTGCAGGCGCTGGCCCGCCACGGTTTGGCGCGCAACGCGCATTGGGCGCAGGTGGGCGCGCAATGGAACGCGCAGTTGGCCGAGCTTGATGCCAATACGCTGAAGGCCGAATGGTTGTCGGCATGTTCGGCATGGTGGCCGAAGTCCATCTTCGCCAAGGGCGGCATCCGCAAGCGGCTGGCGAGGTATCGCACGGATAGCCAACGCCCGGACGAGGCCGCGATTACCGCGATGCTGACGCCCTTGGCCCTGGTGAATATCGAAGACCGCGAACTGGCGGTGCTGAAGGCAGACGCGCAGCGTTTGCTGCAAGAGAGCTACACCGGTCTGACAACAGATTGGGAACAGGTCCAGCGCCATGAGCAATGGGCGGCGCGCTTTGCCGATGCGGTCACGCAGGTGGCGGGCGATCCCATTTCCGCTGCGGACTTGCGCACGCGCCTGCAAGCGCTGGTGGGTGAAAACCGCGCCTTCCTGCAACCGGGTTCACCGCTGGGCAAGGCCTTGCTGGCGTATCGCGATGCGTGGCGCGTCCAGCAAGATCGGTTGGCGGAAGTCGATGCCTTGGCCAAACCCACCGAGGCACTGGCGGGCGCATCGGACGCCAACGGTGCTCTGGAACGCATTCAGGGCGTGCTGGCGGGCTGGCGCCATAACAAGCAGTTCTTGATGCCGTGGTGCGTATGGCGTCAGGCGCGCGAGCAGGCCATTGCGTTGCAACTGCAAGGTTTGGTCGCTTCTCTTGAGCAGGGCCGCGTTCCGTTGGAGCAGATCGAGGCGCATTTTGAGTTCAGTTATCGCAATTGGTGGGTGAAGAAGGTCATCGACCATACCCCCGTGTTGCGCGCGTTTTCCAGTGCGGACCACGAGCGCAAGATCCGCGAATTCCGCGATGCCGACGACCGCTTCCAGAAGCTCACATCCGCCTACATCTCCGCCGTGTTGGCTGGCAAAGTGCCCGATGGCAATGGCGTGCTGGTCAGCCCGGACAGCGAACTGGGCCTGCTGCGCCGCGAACTGCAAAAGAAGACGCGCCACGTACCCGTGCGCCAACTGATGCAGCGCTTGCCTTCCCTGCTGCCCAAGCTCAAGCCTTGCCTGCTGATGTCGCCCTTGTCGGTGGCGCAATATCTGGACGCCGGTCATTCGCAGTTTGATGTCGTGGTGTTCGACGAAGCGTCGCAGATTCCGGTGTGGGATTCGGTGGGCGCCATTGCGCGCGGCCAGCAAGTGGTGGTGGTGGGCGATACCAAGCAGTTGCCGCCCACAAGCTTCTTCAGCAAGTCCGCGCCAGAAGACGATGGCGTGGGTGACGATGGCCAGGTCGAAGATCTGGAGAGCATTCTGGATGAATGCCTGGGCGCCGACATGAACCGTCTGCGTTTGCAGTGGCATTACCGCAGCAAGCACGAAAGCCTGATCACGTTCAGCAACGTCACCTATTACGACTCGCAGTTGATCACCTTCCCGTCGCCCGTCACGGATGACGTGGCCGTGCGCCTGGAGAAGGTCGCGGGTATCTACGACCGGGGCGGTAGCCGCACCAACCGCCGCGAAGCCGAAGCCATTGTGCAAGGCATCGAGCAGCACTATCTGGACAAGTCGCGCCGCCGCCAAACCTTGGGCGTGGTGACGTTCAACCAGCCGCAGCAATCCCTGATCGAAACCCTGTTGGATGCCCGCCGCCGCGCCAACGCGGAACTCGACAAGGCGATCTCGGCGCAGTCCCGTGAACCGCTGTTCATCAAGAACCTGGAGAACGTGCAGGGCGACGAACGCGATGTCATCTATTTCTCGATCACGTTCGGCCCGGACGCCGCCGGAAAGATGACGATGAACTTCGGGCCGCTGAACGGCGAAGGCGGACACCGCCGTCTGAACGTGGCGATCTCCCGCGCGCGCGAAGGCGTGGTGATCTACAGCACGTTGATGCCGGAACAGATAGACCTGTCGCGGGTGCGCGCACGGGGTGTGCGCGACTTGAAGCACTACCTGGAGTTTGCGCTGAAAGGGCCGCGCGCCTTGGTCGAACAATCGCTGCCGACCGGCCGCGAGCCGGACAGCCCGTTTGAAACCCAGGTCATCAAGGTGCTGCGCAATCATGGCTGGGTGGTGCACCCGCAAGTGGGCTGCTCCGGCTACCGCATTGACATGGGCGTGGTGGACCCGCGTGCGCCGGGGCGCTATCTGATGGGCATCGAGTGCGACGGCCGCGCGTATCACTCGGGCGCTACTGCGCGCGATCGCGATCGCTTGCGTCAGGTGGTGCTTGAAGGGTTGGGCTGGCGCTTGCATCGGGTGTGGTCCACCGACTGGTGGATCAACCCTGAACGAGAGGTGGAGAAGATCCTGGCCCGCTTGAACGCGGAGCTGGAACGCAAGGTCGAGGACGAGCCCGAGGTGGAGGACGCAGAGGCTGAAGGCGAAGCCGAAGTTGAAGCCGAAGCTGCTATTCAAGCGGAAACCGCAATCGAAGCCGGAGCCGATGCCAGAGCCGCTACTAAACCCGAAGGCGCCGTGGAGTTTGTGATCACGACCGAAGAGGGCGATGCCGCGTGGGCGCCGGCGGACAGCGCGAAAGTCAGCGCGGAAGTCAGCGCGGAAGTCAGCGCATCCACGGGCGGCATCGCGACCTATCAACTGGCCGACCTGAGCACTGCCGCCGGTGACCCAGACGCCTTCTACAGCCGCGCCAACAACGCGCAATTGGCGGAACAATTACGCCTGGTCATCGACACGGAAGGCCCCATCGCCGAGACCGTGCTGCACCGTAAAGTCGCCCGAGCCTGGGGCCTGGAACGCACAGGCGTCCGGATCGTTGAACGCTTGCGGACATTAACGCCAATGGAAGTCGGCCAGACGGATGAAGCCGAGGCCACCTTCTATTGGCCCGCCGGCGTCACACCCGAAACCTGGAACGGCTTTCGCGGCGCAAGCGACGACGACGCCACGCGCCGCCGCGTGGATGATGTCTGCATCCAGGAGCTGGCGAACGGCGTGCTGCACGTGCTGGCCATGACCGGCAACGCGCCGAAAGCGGATGTGATCAAGTCAGTGTGCCGGCTGCTGGGCATGTCGCGTACGTTGGCGGATGCGGAAGCACGCATCGCACACGCAATAGCCGGCCTGGCGCAGCGAGGCGTGGTGCGTGAAGAGATGGGGATGTTGCGGGTGGGGTAG